A genomic region of Ictidomys tridecemlineatus isolate mIctTri1 chromosome 10, mIctTri1.hap1, whole genome shotgun sequence contains the following coding sequences:
- the Rnasel gene encoding 2-5A-dependent ribonuclease isoform X1: METDDHKATQEEPMSCSRGTARVEDSCKLIEAIHKEDVDEIQQLLHRGADVNFQEEVGGWTPLHNAVQCGRKDIVELLLRHGADPHQRKRNGATPFIIAGIMGHVELLQLFLSKGADVDEYDSNGFTALMEAAGRGRIKALRFLYESGAKVNLHRNSKEEQKRLRKGGATALMDAAENGHTDVLRILLDEMGADVNARDNMGRNALIHALLSRSPDSSVEDITRLLLDHGADVNVRGERGKTPLILAVEKKHVGLVQMLLEQKCIEIDDTDSEGKTALLAAVELRQTPMAQLLCHKGASTDCGPLVRTAKLNYDHSLVKLLLSCGARDCFQPPPEDWEPQSSRWGSALKKLHRMYRPMIGKLKIFMDEEYKVAETSEGGIYLGFYEEKEVAVKLFLEDSARAEREVSCLQSCRENSNLVTLYGSESHKGCLYVCVALCERTLEEHLDVHRGEAVENEEDEFARNVLLSIFKAVHELHSLHEYTHQDLQPRNILIDSKKAVRLADFDQSLKWTGDPQEIRRDLEALGRLVLYVVKKGETPFEELKAQGNAKVIELSPDEEIKDLIDHLFCPLEPVKDHLGDLLDHPFFWSWEKRYRALRDVGNENDIKRRKTKSEILTRLTPGSSEPPRSFNWWTYKIDKDVMKRMNKFYEKNGDFYRDTVGDLLKFIRNMGEHINEEKNKWVILERRKVAVFTRLLWMKKKIGDPSCYFQKTFPDLVIYVYRKLQNTEYRKHFPQTHNPTKPPYNRGGQGGRLASPEY, encoded by the exons ATGGAGACCGATGATCACAAGGCCACCCAGGAGGAACCCATGTCGTGCAGCCGTGGGACAGCTAGAGTGGAAGACAGTTGTAAGCTGATTGAGGCTATTCACAAGGAAGATGTGGATGAAATCCAGCAACTGCTGCACAGAGGGGCTGATGTCAACTTCCAGGAAGAAGTAGGGGGTTGGACACCTTTGCATAATGCAGTCCAATGTGGCAGGAAGGACATTGTGGAACTTCTGCTCCGTCACGGTGCTGACCCTCACCAGAGGAAGAGGAACGGGGCCACTCCCTTCATCATCGCTGGGATCATGGGACACGTGGAGCTGCTGCAGCTTTTCCTTTCCAAAGGGGCCGATGTCGATGAGTATGACTCCAATGGCTTCACAGCTctcatggaagctgctgggcggGGTAGGATCAAAGCTCTCAGGTTTCTTTATGAGAGCGGAGCCAAGGTGAATCTGCATCGAAACTCTAAAGAGGAACAAAAGCGGCTGAGGAAAGGAGGGGCCACGGCTCTCATGGACGCTGCTGAAAATGGCCACACAGATGTCCTGAGGATTCTCCTGGATGAGATGGGGGCAGACGTCAACGCCAGGGACAATATGGGCAGGAATGCCTTGATCCACGCTCTCCTGTCACGCTCTCCTGATAGCAGTGTGGAGGATATTACCCGCCTTCTGCTGGATCACGGGGCTGATGTCAATGTGAGAGGAGAAAGAGGCAAGACGCCCCTGATCCTAGCAGTGGAAAAGAAGCATGTTGGTTTGGTACAGATGCTTCTGGAACAAAAGTGTATAGAGATCGATGACACGGACAGCGAGGGCAAGACAGCCCTGCTGGCTGCTGTGGAGCTCAGACAGACCCCGATGGCCCAGCTGCTGTGCCACAAGGGGGCCAGCACGGATTGCGGGCCTCTCGTGAGGACAGCGAAACTGAATTACGACCACTCCCTGGTGAAGCTCCTTCTCTCCTGCGGAGCTAGAGACTGTTTCCAGCCTCCTCCTGAAGACTGGGAGCCCCAGAGTTCACGTTGGGGGTCAGCCCTGAAAAAACTGCACAGAATGTACCGCCCGATGATTGGCAAACTCAAGATATTTATGGATGAAGAGTATAAAGTTGCTGAGACTTCTGAAGGGGGCATCTACCTGGGTTTCTATGAGGAGAAAGAGGTGGCTGTGAAGCTATTCCTCGAAGACAGTGCACGTGCAGAAAGGGAAGTCTCCTGTCTGCAGAGCTGCCGAGAGAACAGTAACTTGGTGACACTCTATGGGAGCGAGAGCCACAAGGGCTGTTTGTATGTGTGCGTGGCCCTCTGTGAACGGACTCTGGAAGAGCACTTGGATGTGCACAGAGGGGAAGCTGTGGAGAACGAGGAAGATGAGTTTGCTCGAAATGTCCTCTTATCTATATTTAAGGCTGTTCATGAGCTGCACTCGTTGCATGAATACACTCATCAGGATCTGCAGCCAAGAAACATCTTAATAG ATTCCAAGAAGGCTGTTCGCTTGGCAGATTTTGATCAGAGCCTCAAGTGGACTGGAGACCCACAGGAAATCAGGAGAGACCTAGAG GCCCTTGGACGGCTGGTCCTCTATGTGGTAAAGAAGGGAGAGACTCCTTTTGAGGAGCTAAAGGCTCAAGGCAATGCAAAGGTGATTGAACTTTctccagatgaggaaattaaggaCCTCATTGATCACCTGTTCTGTCCTTTGGAACCTGTGAAGGACCATCTGGGTGACCTTCTGGATCATCCTTTCTTTTGGAGTTGGGAGAA ACGCTATAGGGCACTTCGGGATGTGGGAAATGAAAATGACATCAAGCGTAGAAAAACTAAGAGTGAGATCCTCACACGACTAACACCTGGGTCATCTGAACCTCCCAGAAGTTTTAACTGGTGGACATATAAG ATTGACAAAGATGTTATGAAACGCATGAATAAGTTCTACGAAAAAAATGGGGATTTCTACAGGGACACTGTGGGTGATCTGTTAAAGTTCATCCGGAATATGGGAGAACACATTAacgaggaaaaaaacaaatg GGTCATTTTGgagagaagaaaggttgcagTGTTTACAAGGTTGTTGTG gatgaagaagaaaattgGAGATCCTTCCTGTTATTTTCAGAAGACATTTCCAGATCTGGTCATCTACGTCTATAGGAAGTTACAGAACACGGAATACAGAAAGCATTTCCCCCAAACCCACAACCCAACCAAGCCTCCGTATAACAGAGGTggccagggagggaggctggcCAGCCCTGAGTATTGA
- the Rnasel gene encoding 2-5A-dependent ribonuclease isoform X2: METDDHKATQEEPMSCSRGTARVEDSCKLIEAIHKEDVDEIQQLLHRGADVNFQEEVGGWTPLHNAVQCGRKDIVELLLRHGADPHQRKRNGATPFIIAGIMGHVELLQLFLSKGADVDEYDSNGFTALMEAAGRGRIKALRFLYESGAKVNLHRNSKEEQKRLRKGGATALMDAAENGHTDVLRILLDEMGADVNARDNMGRNALIHALLSRSPDSSVEDITRLLLDHGADVNVRGERGKTPLILAVEKKHVGLVQMLLEQKCIEIDDTDSEGKTALLAAVELRQTPMAQLLCHKGASTDCGPLVRTAKLNYDHSLVKLLLSCGARDCFQPPPEDWEPQSSRWGSALKKLHRMYRPMIGKLKIFMDEEYKVAETSEGGIYLGFYEEKEVAVKLFLEDSARAEREVSCLQSCRENSNLVTLYGSESHKGCLYVCVALCERTLEEHLDVHRGEAVENEEDEFARNVLLSIFKAVHELHSLHEYTHQDLQPRNILIDSKKAVRLADFDQSLKWTGDPQEIRRDLEALGRLVLYVVKKGETPFEELKAQGNAKVIELSPDEEIKDLIDHLFCPLEPVKDHLGDLLDHPFFWSWEKRYRALRDVGNENDIKRRKTKSEILTRLTPGSSEPPRSFNWWTYKIDKDVMKRMNKFYEKNGDFYRDTVGDLLKFIRNMGEHINEEKNKWMKKKIGDPSCYFQKTFPDLVIYVYRKLQNTEYRKHFPQTHNPTKPPYNRGGQGGRLASPEY; this comes from the exons ATGGAGACCGATGATCACAAGGCCACCCAGGAGGAACCCATGTCGTGCAGCCGTGGGACAGCTAGAGTGGAAGACAGTTGTAAGCTGATTGAGGCTATTCACAAGGAAGATGTGGATGAAATCCAGCAACTGCTGCACAGAGGGGCTGATGTCAACTTCCAGGAAGAAGTAGGGGGTTGGACACCTTTGCATAATGCAGTCCAATGTGGCAGGAAGGACATTGTGGAACTTCTGCTCCGTCACGGTGCTGACCCTCACCAGAGGAAGAGGAACGGGGCCACTCCCTTCATCATCGCTGGGATCATGGGACACGTGGAGCTGCTGCAGCTTTTCCTTTCCAAAGGGGCCGATGTCGATGAGTATGACTCCAATGGCTTCACAGCTctcatggaagctgctgggcggGGTAGGATCAAAGCTCTCAGGTTTCTTTATGAGAGCGGAGCCAAGGTGAATCTGCATCGAAACTCTAAAGAGGAACAAAAGCGGCTGAGGAAAGGAGGGGCCACGGCTCTCATGGACGCTGCTGAAAATGGCCACACAGATGTCCTGAGGATTCTCCTGGATGAGATGGGGGCAGACGTCAACGCCAGGGACAATATGGGCAGGAATGCCTTGATCCACGCTCTCCTGTCACGCTCTCCTGATAGCAGTGTGGAGGATATTACCCGCCTTCTGCTGGATCACGGGGCTGATGTCAATGTGAGAGGAGAAAGAGGCAAGACGCCCCTGATCCTAGCAGTGGAAAAGAAGCATGTTGGTTTGGTACAGATGCTTCTGGAACAAAAGTGTATAGAGATCGATGACACGGACAGCGAGGGCAAGACAGCCCTGCTGGCTGCTGTGGAGCTCAGACAGACCCCGATGGCCCAGCTGCTGTGCCACAAGGGGGCCAGCACGGATTGCGGGCCTCTCGTGAGGACAGCGAAACTGAATTACGACCACTCCCTGGTGAAGCTCCTTCTCTCCTGCGGAGCTAGAGACTGTTTCCAGCCTCCTCCTGAAGACTGGGAGCCCCAGAGTTCACGTTGGGGGTCAGCCCTGAAAAAACTGCACAGAATGTACCGCCCGATGATTGGCAAACTCAAGATATTTATGGATGAAGAGTATAAAGTTGCTGAGACTTCTGAAGGGGGCATCTACCTGGGTTTCTATGAGGAGAAAGAGGTGGCTGTGAAGCTATTCCTCGAAGACAGTGCACGTGCAGAAAGGGAAGTCTCCTGTCTGCAGAGCTGCCGAGAGAACAGTAACTTGGTGACACTCTATGGGAGCGAGAGCCACAAGGGCTGTTTGTATGTGTGCGTGGCCCTCTGTGAACGGACTCTGGAAGAGCACTTGGATGTGCACAGAGGGGAAGCTGTGGAGAACGAGGAAGATGAGTTTGCTCGAAATGTCCTCTTATCTATATTTAAGGCTGTTCATGAGCTGCACTCGTTGCATGAATACACTCATCAGGATCTGCAGCCAAGAAACATCTTAATAG ATTCCAAGAAGGCTGTTCGCTTGGCAGATTTTGATCAGAGCCTCAAGTGGACTGGAGACCCACAGGAAATCAGGAGAGACCTAGAG GCCCTTGGACGGCTGGTCCTCTATGTGGTAAAGAAGGGAGAGACTCCTTTTGAGGAGCTAAAGGCTCAAGGCAATGCAAAGGTGATTGAACTTTctccagatgaggaaattaaggaCCTCATTGATCACCTGTTCTGTCCTTTGGAACCTGTGAAGGACCATCTGGGTGACCTTCTGGATCATCCTTTCTTTTGGAGTTGGGAGAA ACGCTATAGGGCACTTCGGGATGTGGGAAATGAAAATGACATCAAGCGTAGAAAAACTAAGAGTGAGATCCTCACACGACTAACACCTGGGTCATCTGAACCTCCCAGAAGTTTTAACTGGTGGACATATAAG ATTGACAAAGATGTTATGAAACGCATGAATAAGTTCTACGAAAAAAATGGGGATTTCTACAGGGACACTGTGGGTGATCTGTTAAAGTTCATCCGGAATATGGGAGAACACATTAacgaggaaaaaaacaaatg gatgaagaagaaaattgGAGATCCTTCCTGTTATTTTCAGAAGACATTTCCAGATCTGGTCATCTACGTCTATAGGAAGTTACAGAACACGGAATACAGAAAGCATTTCCCCCAAACCCACAACCCAACCAAGCCTCCGTATAACAGAGGTggccagggagggaggctggcCAGCCCTGAGTATTGA